The genomic DNA ACGATCTTGACCTTCTCGCCTCTCTTGATCTCCATGTATAGGGTGAAGTTCTTCAAGATATCCAGTATGATAGCTTTGTTCAGCATCCCATGGATCATCACTTCCTGGCGCTGCTCATCCGGAGATATGGAGATAGTTTTGTACTCCTCCGGGAAGATATCTTTCCAGTTCAGATAGTGGTCAAATTCGCCTGTGATGGTGCCAAATCTGGCTTCATTGCCATGAGTGACGATGTTGAAGAGATTGCAATGGAAAAGCCGCTCTTCGCCTTCCTTGATGCCATAATCATCCACTCTCAGGTTTGCATAGCGGTTGATCTGGATAAATGCTTCACTCAAGGGCTGAGCCACATCCATATCCTTGCATTCCACTACCACGATCGGCAAGCCATTGATAATCAGTACAATGTCCGGAATGATCGCAGCTCTGCTGGCTCCTGGAGTCTCGATCTTGAATTGATTGATGGCTATGAAGCTATTGCGCTCAGGATGGGCAAAATCAATCAACCTCACCGTGGGGTTTTGCTCTCCAGTCAGCGTATTCTGATCCACTGTTGTATTACGGGTCAGAAGCTCATATACAGCCTGATTTGCCTTGAGCAAGTCCATGCCGGGGTGCATGGTAAGCTCGCTAAGCACCGCATCAAGTTGTTTATCAGTTAGCCAGCTTCTGCCGTCCTCAGTCAGGTTGATTCGTTTCAGAGCTGCCCGGAATTCGTTCTCAAGGATATACTCTCTGAAACTTTCTCTCCTGCTGATGCTTGGATCATAGGGAGTAAACCCCGTTCCCTGATCTATTACCTCCCAACCAAGCTGCTGCAGCTTATCCAGGAAGGGACGTTCAACGCTATTATATTCGGACA from Candidatus Cloacimonadota bacterium includes the following:
- a CDS encoding HsdR family type I site-specific deoxyribonuclease; translation: MSEYNSVERPFLDKLQQLGWEVIDQGTGFTPYDPSISRRESFREYILENEFRAALKRINLTEDGRSWLTDKQLDAVLSELTMHPGMDLLKANQAVYELLTRNTTVDQNTLTGEQNPTVRLIDFAHPERNSFIAINQFKIETPGASRAAIIPDIVLIINGLPIVVVECKDMDVAQPLSEAFIQINRYANLRVDDYGIKEGEERLFHCNLFNIVTHGNEARFGTITGEFDHYLNWKDIFPEEYKTISISPDEQRQEVMIHGMLNKAIILDILKNFTLYMEIKRGEKVKIVCRYQQYRAVGKILERLRIGKTPFERSGVIWHTQGSGKSLTMVFLIKKLRDTDDLKDYKVIMVNDRLDLEDQLSHTVTYTGESLTLIEHKRDLDKLKNTSSNLNMVMLHKFLISGSVSAESLLTAGIVPKYEEFPELNTSERILLLIDEAHQDQGGEMGDNLFLAFPNAVKIAFTGTPLLTERHKQKTHERFGSFIDVYKMNDSVADRATVDILYIGRTSQDKLTDAEMFKREFEDMFKERSEEERLEIQKRYGTEMAYLESKERIRAISE